CGCCGCTTTTGCCATTCCCATTCTGCAACTGTTGGTTCAGGGGCAAACACACGCTTCACGCCGCGAAAAACGTACGATCAAAGCCTTGATATTGACGCCTACGCGTGAGTTAGCGATACAGATCGGCGAAAGTTTTGCCGCCTATGGTCGCCATACCAGACTGAAACATACCGTTATTTTTGGGGGAGTAAAACAATTACGCCAAACGGATTCACTCCAAAACGGCGTCGATATTCTGATTGCTACGCCCGGTCGATTGATCGATCTGATGGCGCAGCGCTTTGTGAGCTTAAAACACCTCGAAATTTTTGTCTTGGACGAGGCCGACCGGATGCTTGACATGGGTTTTGTGCATGACGTACGAAGAATTATTGCGGTGATTCCGCCCAAGCGTCAATCGCTTTTCTTTTCGGCTACTATGCCGCCCGAAATTGTGAAACTGGCCGATACTATTTTAGTGAAGCCCGAAAAAGTGGAGGTAACTCCCGTTTCTTCCACCGTCGATATCATTCAGCAATCTGTATTTTTTGTCGACAAGGATAACAAGAATGCGCTCCTGCTTCATATTCTCGAAGATAAATCCATTGAAACGGCCTTGGTTTTTACCCGAACCAAGCACGGCGCTGATAAGGTTGTGAAAGTTCTCCAGCGCCACGAAATAAAAGCGGAAGCCATTCACGGCAATAAATCACAGAATGCCCGTCAAAATGCGTTGAATAATTTCAAAGAAAAAACCACTCGGGTGTTAGTCGCTACGGATATCGCCGCGCGCGGCATTGACGTGGATGAGTTGGCGTATGTGATCAATTTTGAAATTCCCGAAATTCCCGAAACCTACGTACACCGCATCGGTCGTACGGGCAGGGCAGGAGCGAAGGGAACAGCTTATTCTTTCTGTGATACCGAAGAAAGAGGGTCATTGAAAGATATTCAGAAACTGATTGCCAAAGTGATTCCCGTGGTAGAAGATCATCCGTTTCCGTTAAGTCAGAAGCCCGGCAATGAGGCCGCCAAAGCGCACAACGTCGCTGCCCGGGGCAACCGTCCGAGCCGACCGAATGCACATTCACAGAATCAGTCTAAACCTTCCGGGGCAACGGCCGATCGGGATAAAAAGCCTTGGTTTAAAAGAGGCCGATAACAAAGCGTTTCAATAGAATGCCTCACTTTGTACCCACAAAAGGAACGGAGTGAGGCTATTTTGTGCCCTTACTCACTGCAAACGGGGCAGATGCCCTGAATCAACAGGTTTATTTCTTTGGTGGCAAACCCCTTCGGCAGTTTTACCGGAGGAATATGAATATGGTCCAGACATATTGTTTTTCCGCAAAGTTCACATTTAAAATGAACATGGTCGTGGTGATGATCGTGGTCATGACACACTTCTTTGCAAAGCGCATAGCGTAGGCCGTCTTCATCCAATACCTTATGAATGATGCCTTTATCTACAAATGTTTTAAGGGTACGATAGATCGTTACGCGGTCGTAGCGGTCCTGCAATCCGTTTTCCAGATCTCCGTGTGAAAGTGCCGAATCGCGGTGGTGGAGTATAGCTAAAATATCTTCACGGCAGCCCGTATGGCGCAATTCGTGCAAACGTAATGTATCTTTGGCGAACGTATTCATTTAAAAGAATCCCTTACCGGGTCATTGATTTAGAGCGGAAAGTTGGTAGGCATAAACGGTCGAAACTTTCGCGTTGTTAAGTAAACTACAGTAAACCCTCCGAAAGTTCTCAACTTTCGGGAAGTTATCAAAATTACAACGTTTAATTTCTGTATTCATGCTAAAAATCGGCATCATCAATGTATCAGACCGCGCCAGTGCGGGCATTTACGAAGACATTCCCGGCAAAGCCATCGTGTCTACACTCAACGAGTATTTAACCAATGAATGGGAACCCGTGTATCGGGTTATTCCTGACGAGCAACATCTTATCAGTCAGGCCCTTGTCGAAATGTCCGACAAAGAAGGCTGTTGTTTGGTGGTTACCTGTGGCGGTACGGGCCCCGCACTCCGCGATGTAACGCCCGAAGCCACCGAAGCCGTCTGTCAGAAAATGATGCCCGGCTTTGGGGAATTGATGCGGCAGGTAAGTTTACAATATGTGCCCACGGCCATTCTATCGCGCCAAACGGCAGGAATTCGGGGCAAGACATTGATCGTTAATTTGCCGGGCAAGCCATCGGCCATACGGCAATGCCTGGATGCGGTGTTTCCGGCGATTCCGTATTGTATAGATCTGATCGGAGGGCCTTATTTGGAAACCAACGAAGCCGTGATGAAAGTGTTTCGGCCGAAAAGCTGAATTAGATTGGGGTGGGTTAGGAGGACCCAACGAACGGCCAAGAGTTTATAACAAAACAAGGGACCGAAGAAGGTTTAGGGTACCCAAATAGCCTGAATGAGATTAGAATCAGTATTTTATTGACTTTGCACATTACACATTAACCTTTATATTTTTTCCATGACTTCTGAAAAAATTGCATCTCTCCGTCAGGAGATTGAGACCTATCTCAACACCGGTCTGTTACCCTTTTGGATTACCCGTACTGTCGACAAAGAAAATGGCGGTTTTCTTACTCATTTCGACCAATTCGGGAATGATTCGGGCGAAGATGAAAAGTCACTGATCGCTCAATCGCGTTCTGTATTTACCTATTCTTCCGCGCACCGTGCCGGCTATGGAGGTGGTGTATTGGCTGAAATGGCCCGTCATGGAGTGGATTATCTGATCAATAACATGTGGGATAATGAGCACGGCGGGTTTTACTGGATGACCAACCGTAAAGGAGAAGTGACCATCGATCAGAAAATCGTGTACGGACTCAGTTTCTGTATCTATTCACTGAGTGAATATACCCTTGCTACGGGCGACCCACGCGGCCGGGAATACGCCGAAAAAACCTTTGATTTATTGCAAAAATACGCTGTTGATACGCATTATGGCGGCTATTTTGAAATGTTTAACCGTGATTGGACCCTCAAAGGTCCCGGTGCCGCCGGTGGTGACCGCAAGACCCTCGACGTACACATGCACCTCATGGAAGCCTATACAACGTTGTATGAATGTACGGGGCAGGAAATTCATCGTCGTAAGTTGCTGGAAACCATTGAATTGCTCGTCAATAAGGTGATGCACCCGGAGTACGGGACGGGGATCCCGCAATTTTGGGCCGATTGGAGTGTCGCTCCTCAGATCAAATTTGACATCGTTTGGGGGTGGGATCGCTTCAATCCCGATGGTCTTAAGTCAGCGGCAGAAGATAACACCAGCTACGGACACAACTCCGAATTTGCCTGGCTTCTGATGCACGCGTTGGATATACTGGGCTTGCCGTACGACACGTACCGCGAGCAAATCACTAAATCGTATACGCATGCGGTGGAGAATGGCGTTGATTGGGAATTCGGCGGGGTGTACGTGGAAGGCTCGCACGCCGGACAGGTATACGACAAAGAAAAGGAGTTTTGGCAGCAGGCCGAAATGCTTATCGGAATGTTGGATGCGTACCGCTTTTTGAAAGATGAAAAATACCTGCAAGCCTACGAAAACATTCATCGTTTTGTGTTTGACAAAATGATCAATCATTCCTTAGGCGAATGGTGGCCGCTCATGACGCGCGAAGGCGTGCCCATCTGGAAGCACATGAGCCATTCCTGGAAAATCAATTACCACGATGTACGCTCAATGATACAGTCCATTGTGCGACTGGATAAGATTGCAAAAGGGGTGTAGAGCGAATAATTTTGTGTGCGGTCGGCTAAGCGACCGCACACAAAATTGAAATTAGGGCTATTTCCATGAAAAAAACGGTATTTATATCTTTATTTATCTTGCCTCTCCTTTCCGTAAATGCGCAGAATCGGGAGATTAAGTTAGATTATGAAGACCGTCCGGCGACAGCAGGGTGGTGGAAAGACAATAATCAGGTGAAGTTTTCGCTGGATGAGCGAAAAAAAAATCAATACGCACTCTCCTCTGAGGTGTGTCTGCATGTACGCTGGGATTCCATTCCTGCCGGGCGTACCAATGTTTGGTTTACTGATTTAAAAATTGATTCGCTGGCCAATCCTGTCATGGACGATGTCCGCCGAGCTTTTGGCAGCAAACTTTGGCTCTCCTTTTGGTGTAATGCCGGCAACGGCGATACACTTTGGGTACAGCCGCTTCTACTGACTCGGGGGCACAAGGGAAAGTGGGGCGCAAAAAAAAGAATGCCCGTCAGCTCGTCCGAATGGGTGTTCATAAAATTTAATTTGGCCGAACTTGAGTATGCAAAATGGGGAACGGGCCCTGAGATGCCGAATCTTACCTCAGATGAGATCAGGTGTTTCGAGGTGGGCCTTCTTAATGGCAATAGCTCTTCCAAAGGGTTCATTGATGCTCGTTTTGATGACGTAATGATCTCAAATTACGAGCCCTTTGCTCGTAAAGAGAAGAAAAAAAAATAAGTGTATGCCATACTCTATATCACCCAACTCATTTACATCAAAGAAGGCCAGGAAGCCATTTTTCATCGGTTTGAAGACATTGCCATCCCTATTATTTCAAAATAGAACGGTCAATTGCTGTTGAGAGTTCGTCCGACGAAGGAGTCGATTGTGGAAGCCGGCATGGAAAAACCCTACGAGATCCATTTGGTTTCGTTTAAGGAAGAGTCTGACTTTCAAAATTATATGAAAGATGAAGAAAGGAAGTAGTCCCTCGATTTAAAAGAGCAATCCATCCGATTGCCGGTGTTATATAAAGGGATTCAGTTATAAATTCAGCGGATGATTTTTACCTTCTGAATTGCCAAACGGCGGTTTTCTCCTCATTAAAGGTTAGGGTCGAATTTCCGAATGACCATTTCCGTTGACCGGGTACATCGTTTACGTCAAATTCAACTTCGGTAATACCGTGCAAATCCCCGTCAGATAACGAAATGCGATACTTTACGCCATCGGCATCGGTAAAAGAAAAACCATTTTCAGTATCGGTCATTGAATAGCCAAAGTCATGGCTAAATTGTACAAATGCTTCATAAATAAGGGAATCAACCCATACAGTAATCCCAATGATATTTTTGAGAATGGGTTTTTCAATGGAAGGAATAAGGGAGGAATAACGTTCCAAAACGGCAGCACGAGCGATAGTGCCTTCGCTTTCCCATGACCTGCCTAACGTCTTTTTCCATTCCTGCAGGAAGCTAGGCATGTATTCCATACTCCAAACCGCAATCGGACTTTCAAGGCTGAATCCCGACGGAATCAGCATTTCAAACCAATTTACCTGATTATTTTCAGAAGGTCGCGTAATGGTCAGCCGTGTTGCATCGGGCCATAGCTCAAGTAAGCTCCCTGTTGCTCCTTTCTGTTCCAGACCAAAGGCAATGGCTGAATCACCGATGTGTCGGTTGGTTTCAGTCGTTACGTCAAAAAATTCAAAATAGGTCTTTTCACCATAAAAATATAAACCGGTATAACTGCGGTCGGTGCGATGGGTGGTACGGATTTCATTGGGGGCAAATTGTGTTCTCAAAAACGCACTTTCAGCGATTACCCCGTAGGTAGGAGCATCTAATGTAAGGTAAAAGTGATTGAGCAGTACAACTAAAGGGTTCATTTAGAGGTGTTTTTGGCTTTTATTTGTGTTTTTTTGAAATCATTTTCGGTAAAGTAGCAATTATTGATTTTAAAAGGTTAGTTTTGTAACGGTAATTGCCATTTTTTTTCATTTTTTATATTTTTTTCAATGAACACAGGAACAGTAAAGTTCTTCAATGAGACCAAAGGATTCGGTTTTATCGTAGACAGTAACACAGGCGAAGAAATTTTTGTACACGTATCAGGTCTTATTGACAACGTACGTGAAGGTGACGTAGTTACTTTCGAGCCCGCACAAGGCAAGAAAGGCTTGAATGCTACGAAAGTGAAACGTGCGTAATACAGCGCAAACGAAAGACATTTTGTTGAGAGCGTCTTAGGAAGCTTAAAACGATGTAAGAACCAAAAGGCAACCGGACAACCGGCTGCCTTTTGTGTTTTTTAATGGAAATTCGGGCTTTTCCATTCACGTCCATTTTGTTCAAGCAGCCAAACGCGACTCTTTTTTATTTTTTTTGCCAACCTCTTGCCTTCCTCAATCCCTGATACACTGAATGCCGTGGCCAAGGCATCCGCAGCAGTACCGTTGGGCGCAATAACCGTCGTACGTGTATGGGTAACCAGACCCAGCCCCGTGCGAGGGTCTACAATATGGGAATAGCGAACACCTTTATGCTCCAAAAAACGATAGGTATTGCCGGAGGTTGCGACCCCGCAATGGGAAAGAATCAATACTCTTTTTGACGTTGAATCTTTTCCTCCCGAACTTACTTCTATTTCCCAACCCTCCTTTTGAGGCGGGGCATCACCGATGGTCAGATCGCCGCCGGCATCCAAAAAGGCACAAGTGATGTTAAATGCCCTTAATACACGCAGCGCATCATCTGCTGCATAGCCTTTGCCAATGCCGCCAAAGTCGATCCGCATCCCTTTTTGCGTAAGTATTACAGCCCTGTTTTTGGCACGGAGGCGCACCTTTTTATACCCGACGGCCTGTTTTACCTCCAGGATTTGGAGACTGTCCGGGAAGAAATTGCGACGTAAGGCGCGCCGCCACAGTTGCACCATGGGCCCCACCGTAACGTCAAATGTTCCGTTGGATTGCTTGCTGTAATACAGGGACTTTTGGAGGATATCAAACAGTATTTCACTTGCCGCAAATGCTTTTCCCGAGCCCGCAGTAGCCGAAAGTCGGTTGGTTTCACTGCCATCCAGGTAGTCACTTAAAATAGTATTTAAATAGTCAATGCGCTTAAATACACTGTCCGACGCAGCTTTGGCAATCGAGTCATTCGGTGCATAAAACACAAGATTAAACTCCGAACCCATCGCATTTCTGAAATAGGCGTAGCGCTGTTGTGCATTGACAGGGGCAGGAATATAGAAAAATGAAATACTAAAAATAAGGGCAAGTCGACAGCGAAAAGAGGGGACAGGATTTCTGAACTGTAATTTCATCATTTGGTAAAATTGCTCTAGTCACAAATAAATTTCATCTTTTTTGGTAAAAAGGAACCTTTTTGCACGGTTTTTGGTATGGAAGTTATAAAAATCATTCCCGTGAATATCAAACCTGCTGCCGGTTGCTGTTGCTGTTTTCTTTGCTAAGCATAAAAAAGGGAACGATTTACTCATTGAAACGAAGTGATTGAGCTGCCCTTTTCAAAAGAAAGGGCTTTTATTTTGCAACTCATTCCATGTCATGACATTAACTGAACAAGAACTTACACTTTCTTTTTTAACGCGTCTTACCCAACAAAACGCCACCTATCGGCATAAACTTCCCTCGCGCAACAGCGTTGGAAAATTTGTGGAAGAGATTATGTGTTTTCTGTTTCCAGTCACCCAGGATTGTGAGCGCTCATCGACGGATATTTCGGAGGCATATCGGCGCCTTCAAACCCGTTTAATCTGCCTGCTGGAGCCATTGGGCAAAAACCTTGAGACAGATAAAGAAATCGTCATGGAACGATTTCTGGCTCAGCTGCCCGACATTTACGAGAACCTTATTCTGGATGCCCAGGCGATTTCCGACAACGATCCTGCTTCAGTGGGCATAGAAGAGGTGATTGCGGTATATCCGGGCTTCTACGCCATTGCCGTTTATCGGTTGGCACACGCTCTGGTCGACCTGAATGTACCCTTGTTGCCCCGTATGCTTACCGAACATGCCCATGGATTAACCGGCATTGATATCCATCCTAAAGCAAATATCGGTAGATCCTTCTTTATTGATCACGGTACCGGTGTTGTTATCGGTGAAACCACCGATATCGGCAATAACGTTAAAGTCTATCAGGGGGTTACGTTGGGAGCCCTGAGTGTGTCAAAATCATTGGCTGAAACCAAGCGTCATCCAACCATTGAAGACAACGTGGTCATTTATGCCAATGCGACCATTTTGGGTGGCAAAACGGTTATCGGTAATGATTCGATCATCGGCGGTAATGCGTGGCTGACGGCAAGTGTCCCGCCGTATTCGCAGGTTTATCACCAGAGCGAACTGAAGATACGCCAAACTTCTTTGTAGTGCGTACTTAATCGTCAGCGGTTAGCTGTTTCATTGTACCAATATACTTTTAAAGGTTAACAGATAACGATTTACACGAGATCATTACATTCACGTTTAATTGTCGAATAAGTTATGCTAATCCCCTTACAAACCGCCTGACTGACTCCATAAAAATGGGCTCGAAATTGGGAAGAGCCTGACGTCGTTGGGTTACTGCCGTGACCACCAGAAAGCCATAAGTAATGCACCACCATTCATAAAAGGTTTTGGAAACGGCATCGGCAGAACGGGGACGAATCAGGGCCAGCGATTCCCAAATAGGGTGATTGTTAAGCATGGCAAACTCAATTTGATATGCCTGTTTGGACTGGCATATGCCTCCTTCCATGTTGAACATTACCTGAAAAACTTCCATTTGCGACAGCATAAATCGCCATTGAATCTGCGCAAACTCCGTAATCAATTTTTCGGGGTTTCGATAAAGGGTTTTGAGTTTCAGTAACTCTTCGTGCAGAAAAGCAAACCCCTCGTTTCGAATGGTTTCAAGCAGTTTGTCTTTATTGTCGAAATATTCGTATAGAATAGGAGGGCTATATTCAATGACTTCGGCAATTTTTCGGATGGAGACAGACTGCCAGCCTTCTTCACGAGCGATGTCGCGGGCAGTTTTCAGGATGTCGTTACGGACTTGCTTCCGCAATCGTTCGCGACGTTCAACGATTCCCATGAGGTAAAATATGGATTAGAGGAAACTTTACACTGTTAAATTATCAACAAGGTAAAAAATTTAGAAAGAAAAAAACAAAAAAGTAACAATAAAAAAGACCCACCGAATGTTACGGTGAGCCTTTTTATGTTTGATAATTAACGCGTTCTTTCGAAGGTATTATAAGTTAAAAAAACGTTACAATTGCTCTAAGGAAGCTTTAATGGCACCAAAATCAGGAAGGTTACCTGCGCTTTCCAATACTTCGGCATATTGTATAATCCCTTCAGAGTCAACCACAAACGCAGCACGGCGTGCCACTCCCTTCATATCGAACACAAAATTTTCGTAATAGGCTCCGTATGCTTGGGCTGCTTCTTTGTTAAAATCAGATAACAGATCGAAATTGTATTTTTGTTCCTCCTTGAATTTCCCCAATGTAAAGAGGGAGTCGACAGAGATACCGACTACTTCGGCCCCTAATTTGGTGTAATATCCCAAATCATCACGCATCGTACAAAGCTGTGTTGTACAAACACCTGTGAAGGCGGCCGGGAAGAAATGGATAATGAGGTTTTTACCTTTAAAATCTTCAAGGGAAACCTGTTTTTTTTCGGTATTGTAGAGTGTAAATGACGGCGCTTTGTCTCCTTTTTGTAATGACATGATGATTGAGGATTGGTTTTAATTTTTGCAAAAATATAAATACATCCTGAAAACTTGTCAAATCAGTAAATGTTCGTAATTATGCCAAAAAAAGTAATCCGGCAATAGTAGGTTCAACAGATTGGACACTACTATACCCCTAGTATTATCCCCGAACCGGCGGGCTTACCTTTTACTAAAACAGAATAAAATAAGTATGCAAACCATTTGGGGAATTGACCTCGGCGGAACAAAGATCGAAGGAGTAGTATTATCTTCACCCTCGCCTGAGGCGGTTATTGTCCGTAAAAGAATTGATACAGAAGCTCATAAAGGCTATCGGCACATTGCAGGCCGAATCGTAGGGCTCATTCGCGAGCTGGAAACAGAAATCGGAGTGAGAGCCTCAAGTGTAGGAATCGGCACCCCCGGTACAGTTGAACCTTCTACGGGGCTGATGAAAAATTGCAATACCGCCTGTCTGAATGATAGGCCGCTTCAGGGGGATCTGTCGGAAGCATTGGGCATTCCCGTTTTTATTGCCAATGATGCCAATTGTTTTGCTTTAGCCGAAGCCACAATGGGAATCGTGCCGGAGGTGGTGCCGGAGTATCAATGTGTATTTGGAGTTATTATGGGTACAGGCGTAGGCGGGGGGGTGGTCATTAAAGGAAAGGACGGCCAACCTTTTGTGCTCAATGGAACTCAGGGAATAGGAGGAGAATGGGGGCATAATGAACTGGAACCGAATGGGTATGATTGTTACTGCGGTAAAAAAGGCTGCGTAGAACAAGTCCTTTCAGGTCCGGCCTTACAACGATATTATGCTCAGATCAGCGGACAGGAATTGAAAATGAAAGAAATCGTGGCAAGGCATTATGCCGGAACAGATCCTTTTGCTTCTCAAACTGTTGAACGCATGTTGGAATACTTTGGCAAATCAGTATCGGTTCTGATGAATATCCTGGACCCCGACGCTATTGTTTTGGGAGGAGGAGTTGGGAATATAGACCTCCTTTATACCGAAGGAGTAGAGCGGGCCAAAAAATACATATTCAACAGCGGTCGGGTAGAAACAAAAATTCTTCGACCGAAGTTAGGAGACAGTGCAGGAGTGTTCGGTGCGGCAATGTTGTCGATATAATAAAGTGCAAAGTTAAAAGGGAAGAGTGTAAGCATCGTTAGGATGCAGCATCAGCCTTCGAAATGAAAAAATAAGAATGAATCATTGGTTAGTAAAGTCGGAGCCTTTTGTGTATAGTTGGGAGGATTTTGAAAAAGCGGGAAGAAGCGTATGGGACGGTGTACGAAATTATCAGGCGCGCAATAACCTGAAAGCGATGCAAAAAGGCGATTGGGTGTTTTTTTACCACAGCAACGAAGGACTCGCCATCGTTGGGATAGCACGGGTTGACCGTGAGGCCTATCCCGACCCAACCACCGACGACCCCCGTTGGGTAGTGGTAGAGCTGGTCCCGATTGAGAAGTTAAAACGACCTGTTACATTGCAGGAAATTAAGTCAGATAATAGATTGCAGGAAATAGCGTTAATTAGGCAATCTCGTTTGTCGGTCATGCCGATCAAACGGGAAGAGTTTGACCTAATCTTAAGTTTTAGCAACGATGAAAACACATAATGAATCAATTGTGCATAGCCCTCAGCAGCAAGATCACTCTTTTGCCGTACTATGGGCTCGTGCTTTACGGCGCATCTATTCAACCTCTTTTTTGTATTGCCTTTTAGTGACCGGTTTCGGCTTGTTCACTACTGAATTGAAGGCGCAGACCGTGAAACGGGTAGAGTTACCGACTCCGGGAGCCAATGAATCGTACCATACGATCTCTTTGGGAGCCAAAGGGGTGGTATTGGTATCGCAGCTTTCCAAAAATACGTTTAACATTCAGAAACTCAATGTGGATCTGGACCGGGACTGGTCGATCAACGGAACTATTGAAGATAACCTGGACTTTATTAAATCTTCGTACGATGGACAATCGATTTATCTTTTGTTTTCCCGCAGTCGTACGGACTTTTATCAGGTAGTAAAGGTCGGTATTGCCGGTTTTATGGAGACCTTTTACCTCACTTCAGTTGATCGTTTTCAAATCACGGATTTTCAGACGATCGGCTATTCCGTTTTTATGGCGGGCACGGTACGGGATGAACCTATGTTGCTTTATACCAATCTGGCCTCCAAACAAAGTAAGATATTGCCCGGGGTAACCCAAGCCAACACCGTGATTCAGTCGGTAGATATTGATACTGTCCATCATTTAGTGAATGTTTGTTATGCCGCCCGCAAAGGACGTGAAATAAAGCTTATCTCGCGTACCTATGATGAGTACGGGCAATCGGTAGGGCAGGTGATGGTATCGCCCGATCCTGATTATTCCCTACTCAACGGACGCCTCTTTATGCTCAATGATTCGACCAAACTCATGATCGGGACATACGGTTTTCGCAATATGCAGGGAAACAACAACAGTGCGTCACAGGGATTGTTTTTGAGTAAGATCGTGTACGATGAAGTGGAATTTACCCAATACCACAGTTTTACGGATTTTAAGAACTTCTTCAATTTTATGAGCGAACGTGAACTTGAACGTATGCAGCGTAAGATTGAGCGTAAAAAAGAAAACGGCGATGATGTAAAACTCAATTATCGTTTACTGGTCCATGATATTATTGAGCAAAACGGTAATTATTTGATTTCCGGGGAGGTATTTTACCCTGAATACCGAAACAATACAAATGGAATGTATGGGATGAACTCATGGTGGGGCTCGCCGTTCATGTCGCCTTGGGGTATGGGAGGCATGGGAATGTTTCCTTCGTATGGCCTTTGGAATCCGTACTATTGGGATCCTTGGTTCGGAGCGCGCCGAATGAATAATGGACAGCAGTTCAACGGCTTCATTTACACACATGCCATCGTGGCCGGATTTAATCCTAAGGGGGATTTACTTTGGGATAATTCGCTGCCGTTTGAGAATGTGCGAAGCATGGAATTAAAAGAAAAAGTAAGGGTGAAAACCAATGAAGATCAGACGGTTTCCATGTTTTACAGCAATAAAGGTGCGATCAAAGCAAAGGTGTTTGACAAAGACCGGGTGCTGAATGATCGTCACCCGATTCCTATCATGACTGCTGATGCCGGTGATAAAGTTCGACAAACGAGCACCGATGAAGTGCTGTATTGGTTTGATAATTATTACTTAGCCTTTGGCTATCAGCGTATTACGGGTGACGACGGACGTCGCAATGTTTTTTACCTTAATAAAATATCTTTTTAATATAACAGGCAGACCGTCAGTCGTTTTAGCTCAATTGCTGACGGTCACTGTTTATCGGACAAATGCAACTTCTCACTCCTTTACACTGGCAAGACTACGAACTGATTGATAGCGGTAATTTCGAAAAGTTAGAACGATTTGGTGATTATATCTTAGCCCGCCCCGAACCCCAAGCTATTTGGGACAAATCCCTTCCCGATGTCGACTGGAAAAGAAAGGCACATGCTACCTTCATGCGCGACAGGCAGGCCACCGAGCGCGGAGAATGGCAATTAACCAAAGGTATGCCTGAAAAATGGTGGATCAGTTATCGACATGCCGGGCTTTCCCTGCGTTTAA
Above is a window of Runella slithyformis DSM 19594 DNA encoding:
- a CDS encoding DEAD/DEAH box helicase, which produces MTFDSLHLIEPILRSIKTEGYTTPTPIQEQAIPIVLEGKDLLGCAQTGTGKTAAFAIPILQLLVQGQTHASRREKRTIKALILTPTRELAIQIGESFAAYGRHTRLKHTVIFGGVKQLRQTDSLQNGVDILIATPGRLIDLMAQRFVSLKHLEIFVLDEADRMLDMGFVHDVRRIIAVIPPKRQSLFFSATMPPEIVKLADTILVKPEKVEVTPVSSTVDIIQQSVFFVDKDNKNALLLHILEDKSIETALVFTRTKHGADKVVKVLQRHEIKAEAIHGNKSQNARQNALNNFKEKTTRVLVATDIAARGIDVDELAYVINFEIPEIPETYVHRIGRTGRAGAKGTAYSFCDTEERGSLKDIQKLIAKVIPVVEDHPFPLSQKPGNEAAKAHNVAARGNRPSRPNAHSQNQSKPSGATADRDKKPWFKRGR
- the epsC gene encoding serine O-acetyltransferase EpsC, coding for MTLTEQELTLSFLTRLTQQNATYRHKLPSRNSVGKFVEEIMCFLFPVTQDCERSSTDISEAYRRLQTRLICLLEPLGKNLETDKEIVMERFLAQLPDIYENLILDAQAISDNDPASVGIEEVIAVYPGFYAIAVYRLAHALVDLNVPLLPRMLTEHAHGLTGIDIHPKANIGRSFFIDHGTGVVIGETTDIGNNVKVYQGVTLGALSVSKSLAETKRHPTIEDNVVIYANATILGGKTVIGNDSIIGGNAWLTASVPPYSQVYHQSELKIRQTSL
- the mog gene encoding molybdopterin adenylyltransferase, whose amino-acid sequence is MLKIGIINVSDRASAGIYEDIPGKAIVSTLNEYLTNEWEPVYRVIPDEQHLISQALVEMSDKEGCCLVVTCGGTGPALRDVTPEATEAVCQKMMPGFGELMRQVSLQYVPTAILSRQTAGIRGKTLIVNLPGKPSAIRQCLDAVFPAIPYCIDLIGGPYLETNEAVMKVFRPKS
- a CDS encoding DUF5829 family protein codes for the protein MNPLVVLLNHFYLTLDAPTYGVIAESAFLRTQFAPNEIRTTHRTDRSYTGLYFYGEKTYFEFFDVTTETNRHIGDSAIAFGLEQKGATGSLLELWPDATRLTITRPSENNQVNWFEMLIPSGFSLESPIAVWSMEYMPSFLQEWKKTLGRSWESEGTIARAAVLERYSSLIPSIEKPILKNIIGITVWVDSLIYEAFVQFSHDFGYSMTDTENGFSFTDADGVKYRISLSDGDLHGITEVEFDVNDVPGQRKWSFGNSTLTFNEEKTAVWQFRR
- a CDS encoding TetR/AcrR family transcriptional regulator, whose product is MGIVERRERLRKQVRNDILKTARDIAREEGWQSVSIRKIAEVIEYSPPILYEYFDNKDKLLETIRNEGFAFLHEELLKLKTLYRNPEKLITEFAQIQWRFMLSQMEVFQVMFNMEGGICQSKQAYQIEFAMLNNHPIWESLALIRPRSADAVSKTFYEWWCITYGFLVVTAVTQRRQALPNFEPIFMESVRRFVRGLA
- a CDS encoding Fur family transcriptional regulator; the encoded protein is MNTFAKDTLRLHELRHTGCREDILAILHHRDSALSHGDLENGLQDRYDRVTIYRTLKTFVDKGIIHKVLDEDGLRYALCKEVCHDHDHHHDHVHFKCELCGKTICLDHIHIPPVKLPKGFATKEINLLIQGICPVCSE
- a CDS encoding cold-shock protein, with the translated sequence MNTGTVKFFNETKGFGFIVDSNTGEEIFVHVSGLIDNVREGDVVTFEPAQGKKGLNATKVKRA
- a CDS encoding AGE family epimerase/isomerase, with amino-acid sequence MTSEKIASLRQEIETYLNTGLLPFWITRTVDKENGGFLTHFDQFGNDSGEDEKSLIAQSRSVFTYSSAHRAGYGGGVLAEMARHGVDYLINNMWDNEHGGFYWMTNRKGEVTIDQKIVYGLSFCIYSLSEYTLATGDPRGREYAEKTFDLLQKYAVDTHYGGYFEMFNRDWTLKGPGAAGGDRKTLDVHMHLMEAYTTLYECTGQEIHRRKLLETIELLVNKVMHPEYGTGIPQFWADWSVAPQIKFDIVWGWDRFNPDGLKSAAEDNTSYGHNSEFAWLLMHALDILGLPYDTYREQITKSYTHAVENGVDWEFGGVYVEGSHAGQVYDKEKEFWQQAEMLIGMLDAYRFLKDEKYLQAYENIHRFVFDKMINHSLGEWWPLMTREGVPIWKHMSHSWKINYHDVRSMIQSIVRLDKIAKGV
- a CDS encoding FAD:protein FMN transferase; the protein is MMKLQFRNPVPSFRCRLALIFSISFFYIPAPVNAQQRYAYFRNAMGSEFNLVFYAPNDSIAKAASDSVFKRIDYLNTILSDYLDGSETNRLSATAGSGKAFAASEILFDILQKSLYYSKQSNGTFDVTVGPMVQLWRRALRRNFFPDSLQILEVKQAVGYKKVRLRAKNRAVILTQKGMRIDFGGIGKGYAADDALRVLRAFNITCAFLDAGGDLTIGDAPPQKEGWEIEVSSGGKDSTSKRVLILSHCGVATSGNTYRFLEHKGVRYSHIVDPRTGLGLVTHTRTTVIAPNGTAADALATAFSVSGIEEGKRLAKKIKKSRVWLLEQNGREWKSPNFH